From Echinicola soli, a single genomic window includes:
- a CDS encoding VOC family protein — MKKTFTLLTILLFCISMSTYSQTKLNHIAVYVQDLKASAEFYGDFLALQEIEEPFKDGLHVWYNIGDSQLHLIEQQPWEEPTINKINHLCFSMEDLDGFIEKLKKHNISFEDWPGEKNKVNIRPDGIRQIYIQDPNGYWIEVNDEH, encoded by the coding sequence ATGAAAAAAACATTCACCTTACTTACCATATTATTATTCTGCATTAGCATGAGTACCTATAGTCAAACAAAATTGAACCACATTGCCGTTTATGTCCAAGATCTAAAAGCAAGTGCTGAATTTTATGGAGACTTTTTAGCACTCCAGGAAATTGAAGAACCTTTTAAGGACGGGTTGCACGTGTGGTATAACATTGGCGATAGCCAGCTTCACCTTATCGAGCAACAACCGTGGGAGGAGCCCACCATCAATAAAATCAACCACCTGTGTTTTAGCATGGAAGATTTGGACGGATTTATCGAAAAACTTAAAAAGCACAACATTTCCTTCGAAGATTGGCCGGGTGAAAAGAACAAGGTAAACATCCGCCCCGATGGCATTCGCCAAATCTATATCCAAGACCCGAATGGCTACTGGATAGAAGTCAATGATGAACACTAA
- a CDS encoding glycoside hydrolase family 43 protein, with translation MNQLHNNLKSALIFGGMMVLFSHCQTKTSYEQTTSGDTTKTAGQDSVQYLSEPLSTDHFTADPSAHVFEGNIYVYPSHDVETTVKEDDSGAHFNMMDYHVYSMESPESAIRDHGKVLDIKDVPWAKRQMWAPDAAEKDGNYYLYFPAKDREDIFRLGVAVADNPTGPFKAQPEPIKDSFSIDPAVFEDTDGTHYIYWGGIWGGQLQKWRTGKYLSTGDSPFADEPADDEPAIAPQVAKLSDDMLQFGEAPKDILILDQEGEPIKAGDHEKRFFEAAWLHKLGETYYFSYSTGDTHNIAYATGDNPYGPFTYQGVILKPVQGWTNHHSIVKVEDQWYIFYHDTQLSGKTHLRNIKMAKLTHKPDGTIATITPVEEL, from the coding sequence ATGAACCAGCTTCACAACAACCTAAAATCAGCCCTTATCTTCGGAGGAATGATGGTACTTTTTTCCCACTGCCAAACCAAGACTTCATACGAGCAAACCACCTCTGGTGACACGACAAAAACCGCAGGCCAAGACAGTGTTCAATACCTCTCCGAACCCTTGAGTACCGATCATTTTACAGCAGATCCATCCGCTCATGTATTTGAAGGAAATATCTATGTCTATCCTTCTCATGATGTAGAAACTACTGTGAAGGAAGATGACTCCGGAGCCCATTTCAACATGATGGATTACCATGTCTATTCAATGGAAAGTCCTGAATCGGCTATCCGGGACCATGGAAAAGTACTGGACATCAAGGATGTTCCCTGGGCAAAAAGGCAAATGTGGGCTCCGGATGCCGCAGAAAAAGACGGCAACTATTACCTCTACTTTCCGGCAAAAGACCGGGAAGACATTTTCAGGCTGGGGGTAGCCGTCGCCGACAATCCCACAGGCCCGTTTAAGGCACAGCCCGAGCCGATCAAAGACAGCTTCAGCATTGATCCTGCGGTATTTGAAGATACTGACGGAACTCACTACATTTATTGGGGAGGTATCTGGGGTGGCCAATTGCAAAAATGGCGCACGGGGAAATACCTTTCCACTGGGGACAGCCCTTTTGCCGACGAACCCGCTGATGATGAGCCGGCCATCGCTCCCCAAGTGGCCAAACTCAGCGATGACATGCTGCAATTTGGCGAGGCACCGAAAGACATATTGATCCTGGACCAGGAAGGTGAACCTATCAAGGCCGGCGATCATGAAAAGCGTTTCTTCGAGGCTGCCTGGCTGCACAAGCTCGGGGAAACTTACTATTTTTCCTACTCTACCGGTGACACCCATAATATCGCTTATGCTACCGGAGACAATCCTTACGGCCCGTTTACCTACCAGGGGGTCATCTTAAAGCCGGTACAGGGCTGGACCAACCATCACTCCATTGTGAAAGTGGAAGACCAATGGTATATCTTTTACCATGACACCCAACTGTCCGGCAAAACCCACCTGAGAAACATCAAAATGGCCAAACTCACCCATAAACCTGACGGCACCATCGCAACCATTACACCGGTGGAAGAATTGTGA
- a CDS encoding sodium/sugar symporter, with product MTAGFSTLDYVIFVIYALAIVSVGLWVSRSKKGLEKTAQEYFLADKSLTWWAVGASLIAANISAEHFIGTSGSGFAIGLGISAYEWIAAIALIVVAKYFLPIFLKHGVYTMPQFLSERFNKGVSTAFAVFWLLVYVFVNLTSVSYLGALALDKIMGIPLQYGIIGLLIFSGIYSIYGGLEAVAWTDVVQVIILVAGGLITTFLALEAVGMGEGAIAGMSNLYNEAKDHFVMIMPQGRVMVPDGVGGTRDAFQDLPGLAVILGGMWLTNLGYWGFNQYIIQKGLAAKSIEEAKKGLLFAGYLKLLMPIIVVIPGIAAYVLINDYSPEQLSAILNMPVEQIGTIQKSDEAYPWLLRNFIPNGIRGLAFAALAAAIVSSLASMINSTSTIFTMDIYKVYFKPDANNRQLVKTGRIVAVVALAIAMLVAPQLASLDQVFQYIQEYTGYIYPGVVVVFGMGLIWRQATASAALWTAIATIPAGIIFKVFYPEMPFLLRMGYVFIILCFIASLISFAEKKKFVNPDHKAGKQAAKTIASSYFFIILGIVCAALGFGLYSSYAHMGIESIFMMAALFLMLGTILYTNVKMETADPKSFNTDPSLFHTVTPFNIGAAGIILIVGLLYYFFWM from the coding sequence ATGACTGCAGGTTTTTCGACATTGGATTATGTCATTTTCGTCATTTACGCGTTGGCCATCGTATCGGTCGGGCTATGGGTTTCCAGGTCAAAGAAAGGCTTGGAAAAAACAGCCCAGGAATATTTCCTGGCAGATAAATCACTTACTTGGTGGGCTGTCGGTGCCTCGCTCATCGCCGCCAATATTTCGGCAGAACACTTTATAGGCACATCTGGATCCGGTTTCGCCATTGGACTGGGAATATCCGCCTATGAGTGGATCGCTGCGATAGCCCTTATCGTAGTAGCAAAGTACTTCCTTCCTATTTTTCTGAAGCACGGTGTATATACCATGCCACAGTTCCTTAGCGAACGATTTAACAAAGGGGTAAGCACTGCCTTTGCCGTGTTTTGGCTGCTGGTATACGTTTTTGTAAACCTTACCTCTGTAAGTTACCTCGGTGCACTGGCACTGGATAAGATCATGGGCATCCCCCTTCAATACGGCATTATTGGCCTGTTGATTTTCTCGGGGATTTATTCCATTTATGGTGGCCTGGAGGCCGTAGCCTGGACAGATGTGGTACAGGTCATTATCCTGGTCGCCGGTGGATTGATCACCACGTTCCTTGCACTGGAAGCAGTAGGAATGGGTGAAGGAGCCATTGCCGGCATGAGTAATCTTTACAACGAAGCAAAAGACCACTTTGTCATGATCATGCCGCAAGGGAGGGTCATGGTGCCCGATGGCGTCGGAGGCACCAGGGATGCTTTCCAGGACCTGCCTGGACTTGCCGTCATCTTGGGGGGGATGTGGTTGACCAATTTGGGCTACTGGGGTTTTAACCAGTACATTATCCAAAAAGGTCTTGCCGCAAAAAGTATTGAAGAAGCCAAAAAAGGCCTTCTCTTTGCCGGTTATCTTAAGCTCCTGATGCCGATCATCGTAGTGATTCCCGGTATTGCCGCTTATGTGTTGATAAATGATTATAGCCCTGAGCAACTCTCAGCCATTCTCAATATGCCTGTCGAGCAGATCGGCACCATCCAAAAATCCGATGAAGCTTATCCTTGGCTTTTGAGAAACTTCATCCCTAACGGCATCAGGGGACTGGCTTTTGCAGCATTGGCAGCAGCCATCGTTTCGTCCCTGGCCTCCATGATCAATAGTACCTCTACTATCTTCACCATGGACATCTATAAGGTATACTTTAAGCCGGATGCCAATAACCGTCAATTGGTGAAAACAGGTAGAATCGTGGCCGTGGTAGCCTTGGCCATTGCCATGTTAGTGGCTCCACAGCTGGCCTCCTTAGATCAGGTTTTCCAATACATCCAAGAGTACACAGGATACATTTACCCGGGTGTCGTAGTCGTATTTGGCATGGGACTCATCTGGCGACAGGCCACAGCAAGTGCTGCACTTTGGACCGCCATTGCGACGATCCCAGCAGGTATCATCTTTAAGGTGTTTTATCCTGAAATGCCATTCTTATTGAGAATGGGATATGTATTTATCATCCTTTGCTTTATCGCATCACTCATCAGCTTTGCCGAGAAAAAGAAATTTGTCAATCCAGACCATAAAGCCGGAAAGCAGGCTGCCAAAACGATCGCATCCAGCTATTTCTTTATCATTCTCGGGATAGTTTGTGCCGCATTAGGGTTTGGGCTATACAGCAGCTACGCCCACATGGGAATCGAATCGATCTTCATGATGGCAGCACTTTTTCTTATGCTGGGCACCATTCTTTATACCAATGTTAAGATGGAAACTGCCGATCCGAAATCCTTCAACACCGACCCGTCACTCTTCCATACCGTAACGCCATTTAATATTGGCGCTGCCGGCATTATCCTGATCGTCGGGCTGCTCTACTACTTCTTCTGGATGTAA
- a CDS encoding NUDIX hydrolase codes for MIKYSNQTRILTAIDCIIFGFDGSDYKLLLIQRGFAPEKEKWSLMGGFLQFDESLDQAANRILKKLTGLEDVYMEQMHTFSRPDRDPVERTIAVAYVALIDIHKYEQQISDKFHAHWFSMNELPHLIFDHEEMVEMAKSRLRYKAALHPILFELLPKKFTLPHLQAMYESLYETKIDKRNFTRKVLSTNMLIKENDKDKTSSKKGAFYYSIDESKYKNQFQTVLNFIPRNEIPTANE; via the coding sequence ATGATCAAATATTCCAATCAGACCAGAATCCTGACCGCCATCGACTGTATCATTTTTGGCTTTGATGGCTCAGATTATAAACTTTTGCTTATCCAGCGTGGCTTTGCTCCTGAAAAGGAAAAGTGGAGCTTAATGGGAGGGTTCCTTCAGTTTGACGAATCCCTTGACCAAGCTGCCAATAGGATTTTGAAGAAGCTTACAGGATTGGAAGATGTATATATGGAGCAGATGCATACCTTTAGCAGGCCGGACAGGGATCCTGTGGAGCGCACCATCGCTGTAGCCTATGTGGCCCTTATCGACATCCACAAATACGAACAACAGATCAGTGATAAATTTCATGCCCATTGGTTTTCCATGAATGAGCTTCCGCACCTGATATTTGATCATGAGGAAATGGTGGAAATGGCCAAAAGCCGGCTGCGATACAAAGCAGCCCTCCACCCCATTCTTTTTGAGCTCTTGCCAAAAAAATTCACCCTACCTCATCTTCAGGCCATGTACGAAAGCCTTTATGAAACCAAAATCGATAAACGGAATTTCACCAGAAAGGTGCTTTCTACCAATATGCTGATCAAGGAAAATGACAAGGACAAGACCAGTTCTAAAAAAGGGGCCTTCTATTACAGCATCGATGAAAGCAAATATAAAAATCAGTTTCAAACGGTGTTGAATTTTATTCCCAGGAATGAAATCCCCACCGCTAATGAGTAA
- a CDS encoding S41 family peptidase: MSEEKNTSQPDVKPSKNTKSQIRLPIILALAISAGIWIGATFAEPKTDQNDLKAALYKLQEIITYIDRDYVDTVNTTKLVEHGIEKMLEELDPHSSYIPAEDAQLAQSQLDGEFDGIGVEFGILRDTIYVVAPLTGGPSEKLGIQSGDQIITVDGETVAGTGVTNRDVFDLLRGPKGSVVNVGIKRKNHKELIDYAITRDKIPQHSINASYMISDDTGYIKITRFAATTYDEFKEAIETLKAEGMSKLVLDLQGNPGGYMGAAINIADEILTDNAMIVSQKGKVSRYNQKAFAMRPGEFEDGSVVVLINEGSASASEIVAGALQDNDRALIVGRRSFGKGLVQMPIDLSDGAELRLTIARYYTPSGRSIQKPYGDDPNEYNMDWINRYEHGEFFSADSVHFNDSLKYQTVKGRTVYGGGGIMPDYFVPMDTTMSSSYVGRLFSSDSHREFIMDYLEDNKGKFENMNFETYYNDFEFSDKALKKLIAIGEKNKVKFDEKDYEKSKSYLQTLLKAHMGRNIFDDNAFYKVINDVNEIYQQGIKLFEEAEQLAFSKEAVTTE; this comes from the coding sequence GTGAGCGAAGAAAAAAACACTTCACAACCTGATGTGAAACCATCAAAAAACACCAAATCGCAAATCAGGCTGCCTATCATCCTGGCCTTGGCTATTTCTGCAGGCATCTGGATCGGAGCCACTTTTGCGGAGCCGAAAACAGACCAGAATGATCTGAAAGCAGCTCTCTATAAATTACAGGAAATCATCACCTATATCGATAGAGACTATGTGGACACAGTCAATACCACCAAACTGGTAGAACATGGCATCGAAAAGATGCTGGAAGAACTTGATCCCCATTCCAGCTATATCCCTGCAGAAGATGCCCAACTGGCCCAAAGCCAACTGGATGGAGAGTTTGATGGCATAGGTGTAGAATTTGGTATTCTTAGAGATACCATCTACGTGGTAGCACCCCTAACAGGAGGGCCTTCCGAAAAACTGGGCATCCAATCAGGCGATCAAATCATCACAGTAGATGGCGAAACCGTAGCAGGCACCGGTGTGACCAACCGGGATGTCTTTGACTTGCTCAGAGGGCCAAAAGGTTCTGTGGTCAATGTCGGCATCAAAAGGAAGAACCATAAAGAGCTGATCGATTATGCTATCACTAGGGATAAAATCCCACAACACAGCATCAACGCTTCCTATATGATCAGTGATGACACAGGCTACATCAAGATCACCCGTTTCGCAGCCACTACCTATGATGAATTTAAAGAAGCGATCGAAACGCTGAAAGCTGAAGGAATGAGCAAGCTAGTCCTTGACCTCCAAGGTAACCCAGGAGGATATATGGGAGCTGCTATTAACATCGCCGACGAGATCCTTACGGACAATGCCATGATCGTTTCCCAAAAAGGAAAAGTTAGCCGTTATAATCAAAAGGCATTCGCCATGCGTCCAGGCGAATTTGAAGACGGCTCTGTTGTGGTGCTGATCAACGAAGGTAGTGCTTCGGCTTCGGAAATTGTAGCAGGAGCCCTCCAGGACAATGACCGCGCACTGATCGTCGGCAGAAGGTCATTTGGAAAAGGCTTGGTACAAATGCCAATCGATCTTTCAGATGGTGCCGAGCTGCGATTGACCATCGCCAGATATTACACGCCGTCTGGCCGTTCTATCCAAAAACCCTACGGAGATGATCCCAACGAATACAACATGGACTGGATCAACAGGTATGAGCACGGAGAGTTTTTCAGTGCCGACAGCGTCCATTTCAATGATTCACTTAAATACCAAACCGTGAAAGGAAGAACTGTGTATGGCGGCGGCGGTATTATGCCGGACTATTTTGTCCCAATGGACACCACCATGAGCAGCAGTTATGTTGGCAGGTTGTTCAGTTCAGATTCGCACAGGGAATTTATCATGGACTATTTGGAAGATAATAAAGGCAAATTCGAAAACATGAACTTTGAAACCTATTACAATGATTTCGAATTTTCTGACAAGGCATTAAAAAAATTAATTGCCATTGGAGAAAAAAACAAGGTGAAATTTGACGAAAAGGATTACGAAAAATCCAAGTCTTACCTCCAGACACTCCTAAAAGCACATATGGGGCGTAATATTTTCGATGACAATGCATTCTACAAAGTGATCAATGATGTCAATGAAATCTATCAGCAAGGCATCAAGCTCTTTGAGGAAGCCGAGCAGCTGGCTTTTTCAAAAGAAGCCGTGACAACAGAATAA
- the araA gene encoding L-arabinose isomerase, with protein sequence MKNLKENEVWFITGSQHLYGPEALQQVTEHAQIIAEELNKSKKISVTTVFKPIVTTTEEIYAAVQEANNAPNCIGIITWMHTFSPAKMWINGLKILQKPMLHLHTQYNQDIPWNSIDMDFMNLNQSAHGDREFGFMTARMKVKRKVVVGHWKDEEVHSQIDVWARAASGWHDWQGAKFARFGDNMRFVAVTDGDKVEAELKFGFSVNTYAVGDLVTKIEAVSESDLKALIKEYEATYTLSEDLQANGTKRQSLVDAAKIELGMRAFLEEGGFKGFSNTFEDLYGMKQLPGIATQRLMADGYAYAGEGDWKTAALVRAMKVMGSGLEGGNAFMEDYTYHFDPNNSLVLGSHMLEVDPTLTSEKISCEVHPLGIGGKEDPVRLVFNGAGGNGLNASIVDMGNRFRLIVNEVEAVKPLKDLPKLPVARVMWKPLPNMKTGCAAWILAGGAHHTCFSQNLTTEHLNDFAVMAGIESVNIDQDTTLRGIQNELRWSDAYYHFNQK encoded by the coding sequence ATGAAAAATCTGAAAGAAAACGAGGTTTGGTTCATTACCGGAAGCCAGCATCTGTACGGGCCGGAAGCCCTTCAGCAGGTGACCGAACATGCCCAAATCATCGCTGAAGAACTGAATAAGTCCAAAAAAATCTCAGTCACAACCGTCTTCAAGCCGATCGTAACGACCACGGAAGAAATTTATGCTGCCGTTCAGGAAGCCAATAATGCCCCCAATTGCATCGGGATAATCACTTGGATGCATACCTTTTCCCCTGCAAAAATGTGGATCAATGGCCTTAAAATCCTTCAAAAGCCCATGCTCCACTTGCATACCCAATACAACCAAGACATCCCTTGGAACTCCATCGACATGGATTTCATGAACCTTAACCAAAGTGCGCATGGAGACCGTGAATTTGGCTTTATGACTGCCCGCATGAAAGTAAAGCGTAAAGTAGTCGTAGGTCACTGGAAGGATGAGGAAGTACATTCCCAGATCGACGTTTGGGCCAGAGCAGCCAGCGGATGGCATGACTGGCAAGGAGCCAAGTTTGCCCGATTTGGAGACAACATGCGCTTTGTAGCCGTAACGGACGGTGACAAGGTAGAAGCAGAATTGAAATTTGGATTTTCTGTCAACACCTACGCTGTAGGAGACCTGGTTACCAAAATCGAGGCTGTCTCCGAAAGTGATCTAAAAGCCTTGATCAAAGAGTACGAAGCGACTTATACACTTTCTGAGGACCTTCAGGCCAATGGTACCAAACGTCAATCCCTGGTGGACGCTGCCAAAATCGAATTGGGCATGCGCGCGTTTTTGGAAGAAGGCGGATTTAAAGGTTTCTCCAACACCTTCGAGGACCTTTATGGTATGAAGCAATTGCCAGGTATCGCCACCCAACGACTGATGGCGGACGGTTATGCGTATGCCGGTGAAGGAGACTGGAAAACCGCAGCTTTGGTACGCGCCATGAAAGTAATGGGCAGCGGGCTGGAAGGTGGCAATGCCTTTATGGAAGATTACACTTACCACTTCGACCCAAACAATAGCTTGGTACTGGGCTCCCATATGCTGGAAGTGGACCCAACACTTACCTCTGAGAAAATTTCATGTGAAGTGCACCCATTGGGTATTGGCGGCAAAGAAGATCCGGTTAGGCTCGTATTCAACGGCGCAGGTGGCAATGGCCTAAATGCTTCCATCGTGGACATGGGCAATCGCTTCAGGCTTATTGTCAATGAAGTGGAAGCGGTAAAACCACTCAAGGACCTTCCCAAGCTCCCCGTAGCAAGGGTAATGTGGAAGCCTCTGCCGAATATGAAGACCGGATGTGCTGCATGGATCTTGGCAGGAGGTGCACACCACACTTGCTTCAGCCAAAACCTTACCACCGAGCATTTGAATGACTTCGCCGTAATGGCCGGCATCGAAAGTGTCAATATCGACCAAGACACTACTTTAAGAGGAATCCAAAACGAGTTGAGATGGAGTGATGCTTACTACCATTTCAATCAAAAATAA